The Rhodothermaceae bacterium genome includes a region encoding these proteins:
- a CDS encoding T9SS type A sorting domain-containing protein: MVRAHGVNWWWSSDLVFQILYRKYIVKCVLYLLLAPSVAQAQMERLASTPQELSDAIASSGPGDTVIMANGTWTDVVIEFHNEGAERDTITLRAETPGQVILTGSSRLEIGGSYLKVDGLWFDQGSLRSGHIIEFRRSSSRLSSHSRLTNCTITNYNPPSYLTEYKWVSIYGSHNRVDHCHFAGKTHDGATVVVWLRDPPNDDPVWHRIDQNYFGHRPALPKNGGESLRIGTSSRSMQDANVTVEHNLFEECDGEIEIISNKSGNNIFRHNTFRRSSGTLTLRHGNEASVYGNYFLGEGKSRSGGVRIIGERHRVYNNYFQDLEGTGYRAAVSIVNGVPNSPLNRYFQVKDAVVAFNTFVNVEETFVLGAGRSSEQSLSPDGLQIVNNLVVTPNGPIIEYEDTPTNVSYMSNVFYGADLGIEEVDGILVADPELQAEQDLWVLSNTSVAVGTATSVDFVSDDIDGQQRDGKPDIGADEVSLAPILYRPLTSKDVGPSYLGTVLNTELPVPEARHAMIQGYPNPFRSMVSVDFTLEQPSHVQLSIYDLLGREIVTLMDGPRSLGDHSALFDGSGLAPGVYFVVIEVDGNPMKQTLVKH, translated from the coding sequence ATGGTGAGAGCACATGGCGTAAACTGGTGGTGGTCAAGTGATCTAGTGTTCCAGATTCTATATCGGAAATACATCGTTAAGTGTGTGTTGTACTTGCTTCTCGCTCCATCTGTGGCTCAAGCGCAGATGGAGCGTTTGGCTAGTACCCCACAGGAACTTTCTGACGCGATTGCGTCTTCGGGGCCGGGAGACACCGTCATCATGGCAAATGGTACCTGGACCGATGTCGTCATTGAATTTCATAATGAAGGTGCGGAGAGAGACACCATCACACTCCGGGCCGAAACCCCCGGGCAGGTAATCCTGACTGGCTCTTCCCGCCTGGAGATTGGCGGATCCTACCTCAAGGTCGATGGCTTGTGGTTTGATCAAGGATCATTGCGCAGTGGGCATATTATTGAATTTAGACGTTCGTCTTCGCGCCTGAGTAGCCACAGTCGGCTTACGAATTGTACTATTACCAACTACAATCCCCCAAGCTATCTGACGGAGTACAAGTGGGTTTCGATCTACGGCTCCCATAATCGTGTTGACCATTGTCATTTTGCTGGCAAAACCCATGATGGTGCGACGGTTGTCGTCTGGTTGCGCGATCCGCCCAATGATGATCCGGTGTGGCACCGGATTGATCAGAACTACTTCGGACACCGCCCGGCGCTGCCCAAGAATGGTGGGGAATCTCTTCGAATTGGTACCAGTAGCCGATCCATGCAGGACGCGAATGTGACCGTGGAGCACAACCTATTTGAGGAATGTGACGGAGAGATCGAGATTATCTCGAACAAGAGTGGTAACAATATTTTTCGCCACAATACGTTTCGCAGATCCTCAGGTACACTTACCCTGCGGCACGGGAATGAAGCCAGTGTCTACGGCAACTACTTCTTAGGGGAAGGAAAGTCGAGGTCGGGTGGAGTTCGAATCATTGGAGAGCGGCACAGGGTGTACAACAACTATTTTCAGGATTTGGAAGGCACGGGTTATCGTGCCGCCGTGTCTATCGTCAACGGTGTCCCGAATTCTCCGTTGAACCGATATTTCCAGGTCAAGGATGCAGTGGTAGCCTTCAATACCTTTGTTAATGTGGAAGAGACGTTCGTCCTGGGAGCAGGCAGGAGTTCAGAGCAGTCCCTTTCCCCGGATGGCCTCCAGATTGTAAATAATCTGGTCGTGACCCCGAATGGACCGATCATAGAATATGAGGACACACCGACCAATGTCTCCTACATGTCCAATGTATTTTACGGAGCCGATCTTGGCATTGAGGAGGTTGACGGCATCCTCGTTGCAGACCCTGAACTGCAGGCTGAACAAGATCTATGGGTTCTTTCCAATACAAGTGTCGCGGTAGGGACAGCGACTTCCGTGGATTTTGTGTCCGATGATATTGATGGGCAACAGCGAGACGGGAAACCTGATATTGGAGCAGACGAAGTTAGCTTGGCTCCAATCCTCTACAGGCCCCTTACCTCAAAGGACGTGGGCCCGTCGTATCTCGGTACCGTCTTGAACACCGAACTTCCAGTGCCAGAAGCACGGCATGCAATGATTCAGGGATACCCGAATCCGTTTCGGTCTATGGTTTCAGTCGATTTTACACTCGAGCAACCTAGCCACGTACAGCTGAGTATCTATGATTTGTTAGGGCGTGAGATTGTTACACTGATGGATGGTCCCCGGAGTCTGGGAGACCATTCTGCCCTGTTTGACGGGTCCGGACTTGCACCCGGGGTTTATTTTGTTGTCATTGAGGTAGACGGAAATCCTATGAAGCAAACCTTGGTAAAGCATTGA
- a CDS encoding DUF5123 domain-containing protein, with the protein MRTITTCFGLMIALVFLVAKPAFSQTKIEVEAGQNTLLDAVAAAAPGDTLVLTTDGGQYLNDDELKPDSSLSLTIMAAPGLTNRPVLINNGEDSTKDIIRLYGDMTLIGLEFDGLAHQGLTTKYAIRTGSGSGDAGENVKKNYVLKIFDCYFHDIVHGSDGNAFRAYGQTMADSIIIRNTLVFNTGKEGIRARDEDSDRPGFGFFNVKYFEVSNSTFWNIKNDAISVYGGDQDPNTPGPEVVIDRVTMHNVGHYFLNLKYAENSTVTNTIMVDNYDIVNGTGKTLGAPWLETGATLAYSDTLNVSDDGAWTGGGAPTIMNLYAVDPMFADAANGDFTLMEGSPLIGKGTDGSSPGDSRWAPKTAAVHKISAGQNTLADAVDAAEAGDIIELVDSGGEYLNDDRIDITIPLTIRAAAGLDERPVIKNNEVDESTRVVFEVLNSLHLDGIEIDGQAGTDFNAKYLLRVRGAVDSSTVVKVTNSFLHDVVAGSDGNFLRQYPGTFADSMIFRNSILSGSGKEGIRTKDEETDSGLFNVKYFEVSNTTMANTRASAIYIYSGDTDPATPEPEVIIDHLTCHNCGHSNGRAIYPRGVQTARITNSIIANSLVDEERWSVNLTGTSSISHSNLFMVSKIQLGGSSTQEAISEIDPQFANPDMLDFTLPADSPLLTMGTDGMGIGDMRWITSGVAVEEDTPIPSETDIVLDQNYPNPFNIETTIPYHLGRDGHVTLEVFDLLGRSVARLKDGYDSAGSYSVSLSMQQQGAGTYFYRLTVDGESTWRKLVVVK; encoded by the coding sequence ATGCGTACAATTACTACCTGTTTTGGGCTCATGATTGCCTTGGTATTTTTGGTAGCCAAGCCTGCTTTTTCCCAGACGAAAATTGAAGTAGAAGCTGGCCAGAACACATTACTTGATGCGGTGGCGGCCGCTGCGCCGGGAGACACGCTCGTCTTAACAACGGACGGAGGCCAGTATCTAAACGACGATGAACTTAAACCAGACAGTTCGCTCTCGCTCACGATCATGGCGGCCCCGGGGCTTACGAACCGCCCGGTGCTGATAAATAACGGAGAAGACAGCACGAAGGATATCATTCGTCTCTATGGCGATATGACCCTGATCGGTCTTGAATTTGACGGGCTGGCACACCAGGGACTGACGACCAAGTACGCGATCCGTACCGGTAGCGGCTCCGGCGATGCGGGAGAGAATGTAAAGAAGAACTACGTGCTGAAAATTTTCGACTGCTACTTTCATGATATTGTTCATGGAAGTGACGGGAATGCATTCCGAGCCTATGGTCAGACCATGGCGGATTCAATCATAATCCGAAACACGCTGGTCTTTAATACCGGCAAGGAAGGAATCCGGGCGCGTGATGAAGACAGTGATCGTCCAGGCTTCGGGTTTTTTAATGTGAAGTATTTCGAGGTCTCCAATTCTACTTTCTGGAATATTAAGAACGATGCAATCAGCGTGTACGGTGGAGATCAAGATCCAAATACACCCGGCCCGGAAGTTGTCATTGATCGAGTGACCATGCACAATGTGGGTCATTATTTTCTAAATCTCAAATATGCGGAGAACTCAACGGTGACCAACACCATTATGGTGGATAACTATGACATTGTAAATGGGACTGGAAAGACGCTGGGTGCACCCTGGTTGGAGACCGGGGCTACTTTGGCATATAGTGACACGCTCAATGTCAGTGATGATGGAGCCTGGACAGGAGGAGGGGCACCGACCATTATGAACCTGTATGCTGTGGATCCAATGTTTGCCGATGCAGCAAATGGTGACTTTACGCTCATGGAAGGGAGCCCGTTGATCGGAAAGGGCACGGACGGTTCATCTCCAGGTGATTCCAGATGGGCCCCGAAGACGGCTGCCGTTCACAAGATTTCGGCGGGACAAAACACGCTCGCAGATGCTGTTGATGCAGCAGAAGCAGGTGATATTATCGAACTGGTCGATTCAGGAGGTGAGTATCTCAACGACGACCGTATAGATATTACAATTCCACTTACAATCCGGGCAGCTGCTGGATTGGATGAGAGGCCGGTCATCAAGAACAATGAAGTGGATGAGAGCACGCGGGTTGTCTTTGAAGTCCTCAATTCCCTTCACCTTGACGGTATTGAAATTGATGGACAGGCCGGGACGGATTTCAATGCCAAGTACTTGCTCCGCGTTCGTGGTGCGGTCGATTCTTCAACCGTAGTCAAAGTCACCAACAGTTTCCTCCACGATGTGGTCGCTGGCAGCGACGGGAATTTTTTACGGCAGTATCCTGGGACATTTGCTGATTCGATGATCTTCCGCAATTCGATTTTGAGTGGCAGCGGTAAAGAAGGGATTCGGACCAAGGATGAAGAAACGGACTCAGGGCTCTTTAATGTGAAATATTTCGAGGTATCCAATACAACGATGGCCAATACCAGGGCATCGGCGATCTATATCTACAGCGGCGATACCGATCCAGCTACGCCTGAGCCTGAAGTTATTATCGATCATCTTACCTGTCACAATTGCGGGCACAGCAACGGGCGTGCAATTTACCCAAGAGGTGTTCAAACGGCCCGGATCACCAACAGCATTATTGCAAACAGCTTAGTGGATGAAGAGAGATGGAGTGTCAACCTCACGGGCACATCAAGCATATCGCACAGCAACCTCTTCATGGTTTCGAAGATCCAGTTGGGTGGCAGTTCTACGCAAGAGGCGATTTCTGAAATTGATCCTCAATTTGCTAATCCAGATATGCTGGATTTCACACTCCCTGCGGATTCTCCACTTCTTACAATGGGGACTGATGGAATGGGAATAGGGGACATGCGGTGGATAACGTCAGGCGTGGCCGTAGAAGAAGACACTCCGATCCCAAGCGAAACCGATATCGTACTGGATCAGAATTATCCCAATCCGTTCAATATTGAAACCACGATCCCGTACCACCTAGGTCGTGATGGCCATGTTACGCTGGAGGTATTTGATCTGTTAGGCAGAAGCGTTGCCCGCCTCAAGGACGGATATGATTCTGCAGGTTCCTACTCCGTTTCCCTTTCGATGCAACAACAGGGAGCGGGCACCTATTTCTACAGACTTACTGTAGATGGTGAGAGCACATGGCGTAAACTGGTGGTGGTCAAGTGA
- a CDS encoding T9SS type A sorting domain-containing protein: protein MISLPGRFGAAAWYRLLLLGLLIPAAQVAAQHPKYDTYTGFETDTTPVLPAVEQHPSLYFTADFIPELRSRKNDESSSYYALWQRFGADARRYRERDPSTLDENDRPLAAKTLAFWWLIEEDSTALQTAIEALLVAYDGVPQTGEKPYDEIYRATWLQNYAAAYDWVFDQLTSDQNDEIRRRIAEETQYLRDNIMVGDRLAPRPHNHRSKPAWAIGTAALVLSDHDQASDWLSHALEAANTVTRYQFSADGIYREGGHYWMYNAVNFIPFLWHYLNVSGVDLFDAYQPAFEWPVRVRTGRGQIPNIEDSYLKPAPTHMVAAAYRGKPTELNPSVDFAAICQWNFANTRLIEHNYTGATVDVTWEIDEYILFDDSIEAAAPSVSPNQFLEGGQVVFRRSWEPASDDRYLLFHGVAEADNHNHPDQLSFFLGGNDAILAPDAGYGPAGFSDDRRGSWYLTAKAHNIVTADGYQPVTDNLLRTPYTYNVTPLARHEIDSKFFGFAEKETGYLRPDDVRLRRAIAFIDQDFFVVSDLLYGSQEHTYRTYLHGRGAFNQEGNFISWSPFANRYGAAARLDAFILPESADLSAEIGYVSLFKDERRERYIEAAQVGQEAAFIQLLLPASPEAPVPEVEDLSTEDYVAAMLSRSDTLDYVFLQQRSEPRELDMFTTDATFAWLRSTDSGWQNVAVREANSFKGTEVEIYSDSKVTLALDASVSGILDIAMPSVHPSAQIEVVMMDAASVQEVRVNEQTSPFTLQGDRLLIGLKRTSVEPIPDPIFPYLLQAYPNPFSHDITLEVPVRHHGPFSVEVYNLLGQRIRELEGESLVGEKTVRIVWDGYTMFGSPAPAAVYLVRLTDASGVLQFGRVVRIR, encoded by the coding sequence ATGATATCGCTTCCCGGCCGGTTTGGTGCTGCTGCCTGGTATCGGTTGCTGTTGCTTGGTCTATTGATCCCGGCGGCGCAAGTCGCCGCTCAACATCCCAAGTACGACACGTATACGGGTTTTGAAACAGATACCACGCCAGTATTGCCCGCTGTGGAGCAGCACCCGTCTCTGTACTTTACTGCCGACTTCATCCCGGAGCTTCGTTCGCGCAAGAATGACGAGAGTTCAAGCTACTATGCCCTTTGGCAGCGTTTCGGGGCGGATGCTCGCAGGTACAGGGAAAGGGATCCATCTACTCTGGATGAAAATGACAGGCCCCTGGCTGCAAAGACCTTGGCCTTTTGGTGGTTGATTGAAGAGGATTCCACCGCGCTTCAAACCGCGATTGAGGCGTTGCTGGTAGCCTATGACGGCGTACCGCAGACCGGAGAAAAGCCATATGATGAGATTTATCGTGCAACCTGGCTGCAGAATTATGCGGCTGCTTACGACTGGGTTTTCGATCAACTGACTTCGGATCAGAACGACGAGATTCGCCGTCGCATCGCAGAAGAGACGCAGTACTTGCGCGACAATATTATGGTTGGTGATCGGCTTGCCCCTCGCCCGCACAACCATCGATCCAAGCCGGCTTGGGCAATCGGTACGGCTGCACTAGTGCTTTCAGACCATGATCAGGCCTCGGACTGGCTCTCGCATGCTCTGGAGGCAGCAAATACCGTGACAAGATATCAGTTTAGCGCAGATGGAATCTACCGCGAAGGCGGACACTACTGGATGTACAATGCCGTGAATTTTATCCCCTTTCTGTGGCACTATCTGAACGTGTCAGGGGTGGATCTATTTGATGCATATCAGCCGGCATTCGAGTGGCCGGTCAGAGTGCGCACGGGGCGTGGACAGATCCCGAATATAGAAGACTCTTATCTCAAACCGGCCCCTACGCATATGGTGGCGGCTGCATACAGAGGCAAACCAACGGAATTGAATCCCAGTGTAGACTTTGCCGCGATCTGTCAGTGGAATTTTGCGAACACCCGCTTGATTGAGCATAATTACACGGGCGCCACCGTAGATGTAACGTGGGAAATTGACGAGTATATATTGTTCGACGACTCTATTGAAGCCGCTGCTCCATCCGTATCCCCAAATCAATTCCTCGAAGGGGGACAGGTCGTTTTTCGCAGGAGCTGGGAACCCGCATCGGATGACCGATACCTGCTTTTCCACGGTGTTGCCGAGGCGGACAACCATAATCATCCAGACCAATTATCTTTTTTCCTGGGAGGGAACGATGCCATTTTGGCCCCGGATGCGGGCTATGGCCCTGCCGGATTCTCTGATGATCGGCGTGGATCCTGGTATCTCACTGCTAAGGCGCATAATATTGTGACGGCTGATGGATATCAGCCTGTGACGGATAACCTGCTTAGGACACCGTATACATATAACGTCACTCCTCTAGCCCGCCACGAGATCGATTCCAAATTCTTTGGGTTTGCAGAAAAGGAAACAGGCTATCTCCGTCCAGATGATGTGCGTTTACGCCGGGCGATTGCTTTTATTGATCAAGACTTTTTTGTTGTCTCGGATCTGCTCTACGGCTCGCAGGAACATACCTACAGGACTTATTTGCATGGGCGTGGGGCGTTCAATCAGGAGGGAAACTTTATATCATGGTCTCCTTTCGCAAACCGCTATGGAGCTGCCGCGAGGCTGGATGCATTTATTCTACCTGAATCGGCTGATCTAAGCGCGGAAATTGGGTACGTTAGCCTTTTCAAAGATGAGCGGCGTGAACGCTACATTGAAGCAGCGCAGGTCGGCCAGGAAGCGGCATTCATTCAGCTACTTCTGCCGGCCTCTCCAGAGGCCCCGGTTCCAGAAGTTGAAGACTTAAGCACAGAGGACTATGTAGCCGCTATGCTCAGTCGATCGGATACGTTGGACTATGTTTTTCTGCAGCAACGATCAGAGCCTCGCGAACTGGATATGTTCACGACAGACGCGACGTTCGCATGGCTGCGAAGCACTGATTCAGGGTGGCAGAATGTAGCTGTTCGAGAAGCGAATTCATTCAAGGGTACTGAGGTAGAGATATATTCGGATTCAAAGGTAACGCTTGCACTGGATGCCAGCGTAAGCGGGATCCTTGATATTGCTATGCCTTCGGTGCATCCATCAGCGCAGATTGAAGTCGTCATGATGGATGCGGCATCGGTCCAGGAGGTACGTGTGAATGAGCAGACAAGCCCATTCACACTTCAGGGAGATCGTCTATTGATTGGTTTAAAAAGAACGAGCGTTGAACCGATCCCCGATCCCATCTTTCCATATCTATTGCAAGCCTATCCAAATCCATTCAGTCACGATATAACTCTGGAGGTACCAGTACGACACCACGGTCCTTTTAGTGTGGAGGTGTACAACCTCTTGGGTCAGCGGATACGAGAGCTTGAAGGAGAAAGCTTAGTTGGCGAGAAAACGGTCCGCATCGTGTGGGATGGGTATACGATGTTTGGTTCGCCCGCTCCCGCTGCCGTATATCTTGTCCGTCTGACGGATGCGAGCGGTGTACTTCAGTTTGGTCGGGTTGTGCGCATCAGGTAA
- a CDS encoding PorV/PorQ family protein yields MRKVSSIILIAFLLAGGVRVSPVWAQKVGTSSMQFLSVAPDARSVGIGTAYIAMAEGARALYWNPAGLTRTVGHSLVIDRVDWFLDAAHYGAAYGISLGSWGYAGAHFYMADMGDFQETRVDHLGFVDQGGTQVYNPGLTGTTFSLRSWVLGLSYARAFTDRFSAGLTVKMARESLWLSEADAFLFDFGMTYATGFRSLRLGASVMNFGAPVSFGEDSYPVPLRFRIGGAVDVIGSTGLISFREDSRLTASFDLIQPNDYDQQWATGLEYAFLQRIFVRGGYQHNYDIASYSFGLGIRQPLGSLGVGFDYSYSSMSDAFGAVHRLGFSLSID; encoded by the coding sequence ATGAGAAAAGTATCCAGCATAATTCTAATCGCCTTTTTGCTTGCCGGCGGAGTCCGTGTGTCGCCTGTTTGGGCCCAGAAGGTGGGGACATCCTCCATGCAATTTTTGAGTGTGGCTCCCGATGCCCGTTCTGTCGGGATTGGCACGGCCTATATCGCGATGGCTGAGGGCGCGCGCGCATTGTATTGGAATCCGGCTGGGCTGACACGCACTGTGGGGCACAGCCTGGTGATTGACCGGGTTGACTGGTTTTTGGATGCGGCGCACTACGGAGCCGCCTATGGTATATCGCTTGGATCCTGGGGATATGCAGGGGCACATTTCTACATGGCAGACATGGGGGATTTTCAGGAGACGAGAGTAGATCATCTCGGATTTGTCGATCAAGGAGGGACGCAGGTCTACAACCCGGGTCTGACTGGCACGACCTTTTCGCTGCGAAGCTGGGTGCTTGGTCTCTCCTATGCCAGAGCATTCACGGACAGGTTTTCTGCCGGTTTGACGGTCAAGATGGCACGCGAAAGCCTCTGGCTTTCCGAAGCAGATGCCTTCCTGTTTGACTTTGGAATGACATATGCGACGGGGTTTCGGTCTCTTCGACTGGGAGCATCGGTTATGAATTTTGGCGCACCGGTATCCTTTGGTGAGGATTCCTATCCAGTTCCGTTGCGGTTTCGGATTGGTGGCGCAGTAGATGTAATTGGCAGCACCGGTCTCATTTCATTCCGGGAGGACAGTCGCCTGACTGCCTCTTTTGACCTCATTCAGCCCAATGATTATGACCAGCAGTGGGCGACAGGACTGGAATACGCGTTTTTGCAGCGGATCTTTGTGCGGGGTGGATATCAGCACAACTACGATATTGCATCTTACAGTTTCGGACTCGGCATCCGCCAGCCACTGGGCTCTCTTGGAGTTGGATTCGATTACAGCTACAGCAGCATGAGTGATGCCTTCGGAGCCGTGCACCGGCTTGGATTCTCCCTTTCGATAGACTAA
- a CDS encoding T9SS type A sorting domain-containing protein yields MDRILIFILVATAATLSVAEAQVLRDKRVHRRGMLHETVYNTGEIGRKWFYRDHDITLDPLMEWPGNSATTIDGLQYSGQHNIIGGGISIAASYSGTNIFNLDERMFSFGGSSGQHVPITVAGVYSFPISIERMENYPLLEDGSLNPAYDPNEAEEIIVAQWGTNTGITVTRTSRAWSYPDYDDLIIFEYTFENTGDKDGDGSPDTDETLHEVLIGFHYGVAPSMLGFQRWYGTWEYDFMYKNDLRGYFDRHRWLRYVVNIGNGVNADFAESGKPDPKYFASFASSGEQGGGLMSPQAPGIQMLYYDRSHLATKGNTFALDPRVANERMIDSDSTLKQPFMNKVESGNSREDKMIPKLVPYTRWSGTYTPYRETVFPPPPNTEDPDSLRWIGRGAFNFRQSYKAVGHHIVFGPYILPVGAKIEFSSAEVVGYGAASGPGEWDEGGGLGEVIDEQLPWHEVPHFADQVMDPSSGRVLVENYIAEYGYPDYVNSDVRTVKDVADMAYNAYTGRPPVLPLWPEDNPRDGVYQVPAPPPAPIVMVTNNDRAHSVLRWGRAQESFAHPRLTGPVVTYRVQKSQAAIGPWQTLAEIPVGSSSHLTEADLYEFIDAETTVGESQWYAVTSIDAQGNESGKTNLMEVVSRLGAAETLGEVHAVPNPFHLNSGFATGGGENSAQQIGFYGLPSQATIEIYSYSGQLIDTIEHDAAQYSTPWFQVTRNDQEIASGVYFFVVRTPEGETYRGKFVVIK; encoded by the coding sequence ATGGACCGCATTCTGATATTTATTCTCGTGGCAACGGCAGCGACACTGTCGGTTGCAGAGGCGCAAGTCTTGCGGGATAAGCGTGTGCATCGTCGAGGTATGCTGCACGAGACCGTCTATAATACTGGCGAGATCGGTCGCAAGTGGTTTTATAGAGACCATGATATTACGCTGGATCCACTCATGGAATGGCCTGGGAATTCTGCCACAACCATTGATGGACTTCAGTACAGTGGCCAGCACAATATTATCGGAGGCGGGATTTCAATTGCAGCTTCGTACAGCGGAACGAACATATTCAACCTTGACGAACGCATGTTTTCGTTTGGTGGATCGTCCGGGCAGCATGTGCCAATCACCGTGGCAGGGGTGTATTCGTTCCCGATCTCCATTGAGCGTATGGAGAATTATCCTTTGTTGGAAGACGGAAGCTTGAATCCGGCTTACGATCCCAATGAAGCAGAGGAAATTATTGTCGCTCAATGGGGGACCAATACCGGAATCACGGTCACACGAACCTCGCGAGCCTGGAGCTACCCAGACTACGATGACCTGATCATATTCGAGTACACGTTCGAAAACACTGGGGATAAGGATGGGGATGGCAGCCCTGATACTGATGAGACGCTCCATGAGGTGCTCATCGGGTTTCATTACGGAGTTGCTCCCTCGATGCTGGGATTTCAACGGTGGTACGGTACGTGGGAGTATGATTTCATGTACAAGAATGATTTACGCGGCTATTTTGATCGACATCGCTGGTTGAGGTACGTGGTGAACATTGGCAATGGCGTGAACGCCGACTTTGCAGAATCCGGTAAACCGGACCCAAAGTACTTTGCAAGTTTTGCCAGCAGTGGTGAGCAGGGGGGAGGACTGATGTCTCCGCAGGCACCTGGGATCCAGATGTTGTACTATGATCGCAGCCACTTGGCGACAAAGGGAAACACGTTTGCGCTTGACCCGAGGGTTGCCAATGAGCGCATGATCGACAGTGACAGCACGCTCAAACAACCGTTCATGAACAAGGTTGAGAGCGGAAATTCCAGGGAGGACAAGATGATCCCCAAGCTTGTCCCGTACACGCGTTGGAGTGGTACTTATACGCCTTATCGTGAAACGGTCTTCCCGCCCCCGCCAAATACCGAAGACCCGGATTCGTTGAGGTGGATTGGACGGGGCGCCTTCAACTTCAGGCAATCTTACAAGGCAGTCGGCCACCACATTGTGTTTGGGCCATACATTCTTCCTGTAGGAGCTAAGATTGAATTTTCGTCGGCGGAAGTAGTTGGATACGGTGCCGCCAGTGGACCAGGGGAATGGGATGAAGGGGGAGGACTCGGAGAGGTGATTGACGAGCAGCTTCCGTGGCATGAGGTTCCTCACTTTGCGGATCAGGTCATGGACCCGTCATCTGGGCGGGTACTTGTAGAGAATTACATTGCGGAATATGGCTACCCGGACTACGTAAACTCAGACGTTCGAACCGTGAAGGATGTGGCGGATATGGCCTACAATGCATATACAGGCAGGCCACCAGTGCTGCCGCTCTGGCCGGAGGATAATCCACGAGACGGGGTCTACCAAGTGCCCGCGCCACCACCGGCCCCGATCGTGATGGTTACCAATAACGACCGGGCTCACTCGGTTCTCCGCTGGGGTCGTGCACAGGAATCCTTTGCGCATCCAAGGTTGACCGGCCCAGTCGTGACCTATCGGGTCCAAAAATCACAGGCAGCGATCGGTCCCTGGCAAACCTTGGCAGAGATCCCGGTCGGCAGTTCGAGTCATCTGACGGAAGCAGACTTGTATGAATTCATTGACGCAGAAACGACCGTTGGCGAGTCGCAGTGGTATGCCGTTACCTCCATAGATGCCCAGGGCAATGAAAGCGGCAAGACCAACCTTATGGAGGTCGTCTCTAGGCTTGGAGCGGCCGAAACGCTGGGCGAAGTACATGCTGTGCCCAATCCCTTCCACCTCAATAGTGGTTTTGCAACGGGAGGAGGCGAGAATTCAGCACAGCAAATTGGTTTCTATGGATTGCCAAGTCAAGCCACTATCGAGATTTATTCTTACAGTGGGCAACTGATTGACACGATTGAGCACGATGCGGCACAGTACTCCACACCTTGGTTTCAGGTAACCCGCAACGATCAGGAGATCGCTTCCGGGGTCTACTTCTTTGTGGTACGCACACCGGAGGGGGAAACATATCGCGGCAAATTTGTGGTGATCAAATGA